The Dehalobacter sp. genomic sequence TTACGCTGGATATGAACAGAGGGAGGCTCAACAGAGCCAAAGAGTATCTGAAAAAAGCCGGTCTTACCCATTTGGTTGATTTCAGCTGTGAGAATGCGCTGCACTGTCTGCCGAAACTGACGGAAACATATGACTTGATATTCGTGGATGCAGCCAAAGGTGAGTACCTGGATTATCTTGATCTTATCGCACCACTTATTTCTCCCGGTGGTGTTCTGGTGGCGGATAATGTTCTATTCAGGGGCTGGGTTGTGCCTGATTCGGTTTTTGACCGGAAATATGATAGAATGGTCGGTTGTATGAGGGATTTCCTGCAGCGCCTGGCCTGTTTGCCGGAATTTGAGGTGAGCGTGCTTCCATTCGGCGACGGTATTGCGCTGGCCAGAAAGAACAAGTAGGAATTCGGGCAAGATATGAAGTCAGGATTAACGTATTTAACTAGGATATTTGGTTAATGTATTGGGTAAGGATATTAGGATATACGAGGAGAAATGATGTCAGGTAAGAAGGCTGCGAACGGGTTTCTTGCAATTGTCAGCGGATTGATTCTGATTACTATCATCTTGCTGACGGTGATTGAACAGTGCGTCTTTGATCTCAATTTCTTCCGGTCGGAATATGCCAGACTAGATACGGTATCTGTGACTGGGATGCCGGAAAAGGATCTGATGGTGACGACCACGGAACTGCTGGCTTATATCCAGGGGGACAAGGATAACCTTGAAATCCGTGGAGAGATTAACGGTCAGGAAAGACAGGTGTTTAATCA encodes the following:
- a CDS encoding O-methyltransferase, with translation MFYPFELEKYLEELLPARDELLREMESVALEETIPVVTPAVGHFLQLMVKMTGAKRIMEIGTAIGYSTVYLARGAAETGGRVFTLDMNRGRLNRAKEYLKKAGLTHLVDFSCENALHCLPKLTETYDLIFVDAAKGEYLDYLDLIAPLISPGGVLVADNVLFRGWVVPDSVFDRKYDRMVGCMRDFLQRLACLPEFEVSVLPFGDGIALARKNK